One Sebastes umbrosus isolate fSebUmb1 chromosome 6, fSebUmb1.pri, whole genome shotgun sequence DNA window includes the following coding sequences:
- the LOC119489828 gene encoding MRG/MORF4L-binding protein isoform X2, producing the protein MGEADVTLNQTDEKPPDSGLVPGEDSVVWSHEVEVCLFHAMIGHKPVGVNRHFHMICIRDKFSQNIGRQVSSSVIWDHLGTMYDMQALHESEILPFPNTEKSFSLPDDIIQEVKEGKLGSEEETKEEFRMEREPPATHEEGSNSSSKMSERTSSSRDKERERDKEKGGSEGGAAGGGGGGKEAEKRKRSRAAEKLLSSSNPASPGGAKRRRT; encoded by the exons ATGGGAGAAGCCGACGTGACGCTGAACCAGACCGATGAGAAGCCTCCGGACTCCGGGCTGGTTCCCGGAGAGGACTCGGTGGTCTGGAGCCACGAGGTGGAGGTCTGCCTGTTTCACGCGATGATCGGACACAAACCCGTCG gggTGAACCGTCACTTCCACATGATCTGTATCAGAGATAAGTTCAGCCAGAACATCGGACGGCAGGTTTCCTCCTCCGTCATCTGGGATCATCTGGGAACGATGTACGACATGCAGGCTCTG caCGAGTCGGAGATCTTGCCGTTTCCAAACACAGAGAAGAGCTTCTCTctacctgatgacatcatccagGAGGTGAAAGAAG GGAAGCTGGGCTCAGAGGAGGAGACCAAAGAGGAGTTCAGGATGGAGAGAGAACCTCCAGCTACACATGAAGAAG gCAGTAACTCATCGTCGAAGATGTCGGAGCGAACGAGCAGCAGTCGGGacaaggagagagagcgagacaaggagaagggagggagtgaaggaggagcggcaggaggaggaggtggagggaaggaggcggagaagaggaagaggagtcgaGCGGCTGAGAAACTGCTGTCGTCTTCCAACCCGGCGAGTCCGGGAGGAGCCAAGAGGAGACGCACCTGA
- the LOC119489828 gene encoding MRG/MORF4L-binding protein isoform X1, with protein MGEADVTLNQTDEKPPDSGLVPGEDSVVWSHEVEVCLFHAMIGHKPVGVNRHFHMICIRDKFSQNIGRQVSSSVIWDHLGTMYDMQALHESEILPFPNTEKSFSLPDDIIQEVKEGQNMISAGKLGSEEETKEEFRMEREPPATHEEGSNSSSKMSERTSSSRDKERERDKEKGGSEGGAAGGGGGGKEAEKRKRSRAAEKLLSSSNPASPGGAKRRRT; from the exons ATGGGAGAAGCCGACGTGACGCTGAACCAGACCGATGAGAAGCCTCCGGACTCCGGGCTGGTTCCCGGAGAGGACTCGGTGGTCTGGAGCCACGAGGTGGAGGTCTGCCTGTTTCACGCGATGATCGGACACAAACCCGTCG gggTGAACCGTCACTTCCACATGATCTGTATCAGAGATAAGTTCAGCCAGAACATCGGACGGCAGGTTTCCTCCTCCGTCATCTGGGATCATCTGGGAACGATGTACGACATGCAGGCTCTG caCGAGTCGGAGATCTTGCCGTTTCCAAACACAGAGAAGAGCTTCTCTctacctgatgacatcatccagGAGGTGAAAGAAGGTCAGAACATGATTTCTGCtg GGAAGCTGGGCTCAGAGGAGGAGACCAAAGAGGAGTTCAGGATGGAGAGAGAACCTCCAGCTACACATGAAGAAG gCAGTAACTCATCGTCGAAGATGTCGGAGCGAACGAGCAGCAGTCGGGacaaggagagagagcgagacaaggagaagggagggagtgaaggaggagcggcaggaggaggaggtggagggaaggaggcggagaagaggaagaggagtcgaGCGGCTGAGAAACTGCTGTCGTCTTCCAACCCGGCGAGTCCGGGAGGAGCCAAGAGGAGACGCACCTGA